AACGGATGTAGCAAATGCAATATTAGACGGAACAGACTGTCTTATGCTATCGGCAGAAACTGCTGTTGGCAAATATCCAGATATAGCAGTTTTAACATTAAAAAATATTGCGAAATGCATAGAAAAAGAAAGATATGAAAGTCCAATGTATGAAGTGCTTTTGAAAGACCTTTCAAAGTCAAACTCACTCCAAGATACTATGACACTAAATGCCTTTAATTTAGTAAAAAACCTAAATCCTGAGTTTGTTATAACTCCAACATCAAGTGGAGCCACAGCTAGAAGAATGAGCAGGTTCAAACTTCCTGTATGGATAATTGCTGTTTGTTTTAATAAAAATGTAGAAAAAAGCTTAGAATTTTCATATGGTGTTTATCCAGTATACGAAGAACAAATGCCAAAAAATTGGAAAGAGTATATCAAAAATATAACATTATTGAAAAATGGCTATTTTGTATTAATCAAAGGTCCTTCTGAGAAAAACCCGGATGAAAGTAACACGTTGGAAGTGATAAGGGTTTAATGTTTGCGAATGAGAGAATTTTGAGCTGAGAGTGATCTAAAAATTAAATAACCTTTTAGTCGTCATTCTGCAACCGAGCGAAGAATCTCCTGTTTTATTTTTAAAAAAAAATCAAAAAAAGAGATCCTTCGGCTTTACAGCCTCAGGATGACAAGGAGCTTCCGAATGGTGTCATTTTGAAGCTACAGCGAAGAATCTTCGCCTTTGTCCCTCTACAGTGTCATTCTGAGCGTAAGCGAAGAATCTGCATCCTTTCACCTCTCACTTATTTATTGCATGGGCAATTAATGAATTGACTCTACTTATATTTCAAAGCTAATTCCTGCTTTCTTTATAATATTCAATTAATTTTGAAACGCTCTGGAATTAATTTAATTGTGATATAATATATATTTACTTTGCGAGTGTGGCGGAATTGGCAGACGCGCGGGACTTAGGATCCCGTGCCCGAAAGGGCGTGTGGGTTCAACTCCCACCACTCGCACTTGAAAAGAATATTAAATTGTGATATAATATTTAGTATCTTTTATGCGAGAGTAGCTCAGTTGGTAGAGCGACTCCTTGCCAAGGAGTAGGTCGCGGGTTCGAGTCCCGTCTCTCGCTCTTCTAACTTTTTGATTAAAACTTCTAAAACTCTTCTCTTTTCAATTTTCAAAACTTTGAAAACATATTGGTCTATAACTATCTCTTCATCTTTCTTTGGCATTCTTCCAAGAATGTAAGTAATCATGCCGTTGATAGTTTCAAATGGTCCATCCGGAATATTGATATCTATATAATTTTTCAACTCTCTAATTTCCATAAGTCCATCTACAATAAGCTCCGTTAAAGATTGTTTTTTTAGTCTTACTTTATCTTTTTTGACAAACTCATCTTTAATTTCTCCTACTATTTCTTCTAAAACATCTCTTAAAGTGATTATTCCGATAGTTGCTCCTCTTTCGTCAACGACTACAGCTATATGGTCTTTGTAGTTTTTAAAACCTTTTAAAACATTTGGCAGATTTGCAAACTCCGGAATGTATCTAATACCTTTCATGTACTTTGTTATTGGCTCGTTTGGTTTTGCAAAAATTAAATCATAAGACCTTACAAATCCAATTATTTGGTCTATTCTTTTTCTATAAATCGGAATTCTTGAATAACCTGTTTCTTTAAATATCGGGACTATATCCATAACCTTTTTATCATCAGAAACTGCAATAACATCTGAAAGTGGTACTACTATCTCCGATATTCTTCTTTCGCTAAAAATTAAGATATTAGCTATTATTTTTTTCTTTAATTCATCTATTTCTTTAACTTCAGAAATCAGTAAATCTAAAATTTCTTGCTTTGATAAAGGTTTTTCTGATGCAGGTTTTAGCTTAAAAAGTACGAAAACAATTTTGTTTATCAAATTTGCAAACATTAAGAATGGCTTAAATATTTTTCTAAAAACTTCTAAAAAATGAACAACATAATAAATAATGTCATTTGCGTAATGCTGAAAAATACTCTTTGGAATAACTTCACCAAACAGAAGAGTCAAAATTACTATAGCTTCTGCAAAGATTTCTTCTTTTCCTTTTATGATAGGTGTATAATAGGAAATATCATGAAGTAATGCGACAAATGTAGATGTTGCAAAAGTTATGCTTAAAATCGTGCCAATCAATCCAATAGAGATATATTCATTGTAATGTTTAGCCAAAAGCTGATAAATTTTTTCTGCTTTCTCATCACCTTTTGAAGCTTGATACTTTAATTTGCTTTTGTTTACTGAAAATAACGCAATCTCTGAACCGGAAAAAAGAGCCTCAAAAAATATAAATAAGATTATCAATATTACAGAACTAATCATTTTCTTCCCCGTTAGAGTTTGGAGTTTCTAATCTCTCTATCATTACCTTTTCTATTCTGTTTGAACTCATTTCAATAACTTTAAATTTGTAATCTTGAACGATGAACTCTTCATTTTCCTCCGGAAATCTTTTTAAATAGTCAAGAATAAAGCCTGCTATGGTGTCATAGTCATAGTCTTCTGGCAATACAATTCCAAGCTCATCTGTTAAGAATGCAACATCTTCCTTACCGGAGACAATCCATACATTATCTGAAATTTGTTTTATTGTTGCTTCTTCCGGTTCATACTCCTCTGGTATATCTCCTACGATTGTCTCAATCAAATCTTTGTATGTAATAAGTCCAACGGTTGTACCATGCTCATCTACTACGATGGCTATATTCTGCTTTGATTCGTTAAATTTTTTCATTGCATCTAAGACGGTTGTAAATTCTGGCAAAAATAAGATTGCTTTTATAAAGCTATCTATCTTCTCTTCTTTGCCCTCATAGATTAAAAATAAAATATCTTTTAGATAAATAACTCCAACCACATTATCAAGATTATCTTCATAAACAGGAATTTTACTATAATCTTTACCCTCTAATATTTTTGCTAACTCTTTTACTGAAATTCCTTTTTCTACTGCAAATATATCTCTTCTTGGAACCATTATCTCGGTTATCGAAATCTCTGATAGTTCAAAAGTATTAAAAATCAACTCCGTTTCTTCTTCTGACAGAATCTTATGTTCGGCTGACTGATGGATGATGAATTTTAAATCTTCTTCTGTTATTTTGTGTTCATGGGTAGCAAGCTCTAATCCAAGTTTGTTTAAGACGAAAGTTGTAAATTTTAAAAAAACAATTCTAAAAGGTGTTATTAAAATGTAAAACAGATAGAAAGGTCTTGCAGTTATTAATGCATACTTTTCTGGATAATTTGTTCCGATAAGCTTTGGCGTTATATCTCCAAGACTAAGTAAAAGTAATGCACTTACTAAGGCTCCAACTGCTAAATACTCTTTTCCAAAATGGTTTATGGTGAATGATGCTATTAAAGATGTTGCTGTTATGTTTGCAAGCTCATTACCTATCAAAAATGTAATTACAAGTTCCTTTGGATGGTTTCTTAAAAACTCTACAAGCTTTGCAGATTTTGAGCCAGTATTTGCTAATTTTTTTATTTTTATTCTATCTAAGGAAAAAAACGAAGATTCTATAGCAGCAAAAAACCCGGCTGTTAAAATAACCAAGAATATTATTAAAGCTTCCATGGTTAGATCAGACAAAATGGCAGTATACCTCTCTCCCATTTATATTTTTATAGTTTGGCTTTGTTTTACATTCATCTTTTTTGATTGGGCAACGACTGTAAAACTCACATCCATCAAAGCTTTCATCATCTTGTTCTATAATGTTTGTTATTGTCTTTCTATATTTTGGATGATGTGGTGGCAGACTATCAAATAATATTTTTGTGTATGGATGCAATGGGTTTTCTATAATATCGTTTTTTACTCCTTTCTCCATGATTTTACCTTTGTATAATACAACTATATAATCAGATAGCTTTCCAACTACGTTTAAATCGTGAGATATAAAAATAAAGCTTATATTTTTCTCGTTTTTTAGTTTTTCTAAAAGATTTACAATCTGTAGCTGAACTGTAACATCAAGGGCGGATGTTGGCTCATCTGCAATTATTAGCTTTGGATTAAGAATAATAGCCCTTGCAATGGCTACTCTCTGCCTTTGACCACCAGAAAGCTCGTGTGGATATCTATCTAAAAATGTTTCATCTAATTCAACAGATTTTATAGTTTTGACTACAATATCTTTTCTTTCATTTTTTGGTATATTATGAACTATTAAAGGTTCTTCTAAAATGTCGTAGATTTTAAATCTTGGGTTTAAGGATGTTCTTGGGTCTTGGAATATGATGGATATTTCTCTTCTTAAAGCTTTTGATAAATTGTTTGTAATATCTATGCCTTTATATAAAATCTTTCCTTCATTTGGCTTGATAAGGTTTAGAATAAGCTTTCCGATTGTAGATTTTCCGCTTCCGGATTCTCCAACAAGCCCTAAAACTTGACCTGTGTTTAACTCAAAGGATACATTATTAACAGCTGTGAAATAATTTTTACTGAAAAATCCTTTTTTTATAAGATATCTTTTAGTAAGATTTTCAACCTTTAAAAGCGGCTGCCTACTACTATCCATTTTTATAAGTTTTTATAAGCAAAAATGTAAAAATTAAGTTTTTCATAATAGCTATATTATAGCATAAGAATATTTTATATAGCTTGGGATGAGAAATTAGTAATTTTTATAGAATTTAAAAATGAGATCCTTCGGCCTTACGGCCTCAGGATGACAGAAAGGTTGATTGATAAGCATTAGAGAAAAAGACAACCTTATATGGAGGCTGCTTATAAAAATCCACACTGTCATTCTGAGCGAAGCGAAGAATCTCATGTTTTTGTTGAATTTCTCACCCGACGTATATAAAAGTTGTTATCTAACTCTAATTTTTCCTGTCATAAGTTGATGTAGTAGTGTTTTAAATAAGCTTCGTAATGCTACTTTCTTTTTTTCTTCTGCTTGAATTTTTTGGTCTATGGTTGTTAGGATGTTAGCTATTTTTTGCTGTTCGTCAAGTGGTGGAAGGGGGATTTTTATAGTCTTGAATTCTGTTAGCTGGAAATTATACTTACCATCGGAAGACCTTCTAACATAATCTTTATAATTAAACCAATGTGAATTTGCCATAAAATATAAAAATTTTGGGATGACAGTATTAACTTTTACTCTTGCTCTAAATACGAAAGAAGCAAACCCAATACCTTCAAAAGAAAGATTTTCAATAAAAACATTTCTGCCCACATTCTCAATACTTCCGCTTGAACCAACAAAAAGAATATCGTTCAATTGAATTTGCTTATTCTTGGGAATATGCTTAATTAGATAATGATTATATTTTGAGTTAAAGTCAATATATCCATCTTTAATGTTTGGAATGGAAATTATCAAATGTCCATTATCTTTGCTACCTTCTTCAAACTTTCTCCAAGAAATTCCTCTATCAAGGTCAACAACCTCTCCCAATCTCACAACTTCCCAATGTTCTGGAATTAGTCCGATTTCAGACTCTTTTAATTTAATTCTATCAATCTCATCAACTGCAACAGCTCCATATGTAAAAAGATGCTTCATCATAGACTTTTTAAGCTGTTTTGTAGCATTTATAACTTTTTCTGTTTTTTCTATAGCATTTTGGACAGTAGAAAGAATATCAGCAATAGCTCTTTGCTCTTCAAGTGGTGGTAGGGGGATAGGAAAAGCTTTAAGTCTTGAAGAAGAAAGATTAGGAATAGTTGTTTTATTAGCGTTTTGATGATAAAGGTTTTTTATAGTAATTGCGTATTCCATCCAGTAAGCAAAAAAGTAATTGTTTATATTATCTTTAACTGACCTTAACCTGTGTAAATGGTTTTGATAAGATATTTCATCTATTTGACCGTCCCAAACCGCAGTTCTGCCAACATCTCCACCTTCACATACAAGTATATCACCTTTCTTGAGTTTTAAATTTTTAAATTCCGATTCTGAAAATGGCATATAACTAAGTTCTGATAAATCTATTTTGTTCCATAAAACATTTGATGTTCTTAAAAATGGTTTTAAGACCTTACCATCCCTATTTTCTTTTGCAGATAGCTGTTTTCCTTGTTTAACTTCAAAAACCTCCCCCAACCTCGCAACTTCCCAATCCTCTGGAATTAATCCAATCTCAGTTTCTTTAAATCCTTTACTTTCTTTCATTTCTAACCTAAAAATTTATACCTCCAATCTCCGACTGTAATTCTTGGTTATTTTCACTCCTAACTTTCTAACTTCTCTAAAGCTTCTTTAATTCTTCTTACTCCTTCAACAATATTATCCATAGATGTTGCATAAGATAATCTTATGTAACCTTCTTTTCCAAAGGCTGAGCCGGGAACTACCGCAACTCTTGCATTTTCAAGTAAATACTCTGTTAGGTCTAAATCGTTTTTAATATTGCCCTTTATGTAATAAGAAACATTAGGAAAAGCATAAAATGCACCTTCTGGTTTTACACACTTAACGCCTTTAATGCTGTTTAAAGCATCAACTATATAATCTCTTCTTTTTATAAACTCATTTCTCATCATCGCCGGAAATTGACCGTTATCTTTTAATGCTTCTAAAGCTCCATACTGGGCAAAAGTTGTTGGGTTTGAGATTGTCTGACTTTGTATGTTAGTAATAGCTTTTATGTACTTTTCAGGGGCTGCAACCCATCCAAGCCTCCAACCTGTCATAGAGTAAGATTTAGAAAATGCTCCAACTGTAAATGTTATCTCTCTAACTTCTTTTGACAAAGAAGCTATGCTAACGTGTGGCTCTCCATAGCTAAACTCTTCATAACACTCGTCAGAAATTATCATTATTTTGTGTTTTAAGCAAACTTCTGCTATTCTTTCAAGCTCTTTTTTTGGTATTACTGCACCGGTAGGGTTTGATGGTGTGTTTAAGACTAAAGCCTTTGTTTTTGGAGTTATTGATGCTTCTACTATTTCCGCTGTTAAAACAAAGCCGTTTTCTTCTGATAGCTCCGGTGTAATACTTTCTCCATCGTTTAAAGCTATCTGCTCTGTATAAGAAACCCAATAAGGAGCTGGAACTATCACTTCATCTCCTGAATTTAAGAGAATTGCAAAGATCTCATACAATCCCATTTTAGCACCGGGAACTACTATAACTTCTGAAGGTGTGTATTCTATGTTATTTCTGTTTTTTAATTTCTCTGCAATTGCTTTTCTAAGCTCTGGAATTCCTGCTGCCGCTGTGTATTTTGTTTTTCCTTCTTTTAATGCCTTTATTGCTGCTTCTTTTACAAAGTCCGGTGTATCAAAATCTGGCTCTCCTGCTCCAAAGCTTATTATATCAACACCTTTAGCTTTAAGCTCGTTAGCCTTTGCAGTTATTGCTAACGTTTGAGAAGGTTTTATCTTTTGAATTCTCTGAGATAATTCCATATTTCACCTCTACTTAAGGTTTTTTAACTTAATATTTTATCAATATTTTCAATTACCATCTCAGGATTTATTTTTTCCATACATTCATGTGTTCCGATGGGACATTTATCATGGCCATGAAGTCCACAAGGTCTACATTTTAAGCCTTCAATCTCTACAACAATTCCATTTTTATAAGGATAAAATCCAAAATCTTTAACAGTCGGACCATAGATATCAATTATTGGAACGTTAAAAGCCACTGCCATATGAACAGGTGCAGAATCGTTAGATATCAATAATTTTGAATGCTTGATTATCGCAAAACTTTCTCTTAAAGAACTTTTTCCTACCAAGTTTAAAGGAGTGTGTTTAGCAATGTTTAAAATTCTATTTGTAAACTCTTCATCCTCCTTTCCACCAATCAAGACAACATTTTCATTTTTACTAATCAGATAATCAATTACACTTGCAAAGCCTTTTTCAGTCCATCTTTTTGTTGCCCACTTAGACCCGGGAGCAATCACAATGTAGTTTTTAGAAGTTAGATCATACTTTTGAATATATTTATCTTCTGCCTCGTCTAAAAATAGTTTTGGATTTTTTACCATCTTTTTTTCATCAAAATCCGGAAGCTTTTCAAGAAGTTTTAGATTTCTATCTATCTCATGAGTGCCGTCAAATCTGTGTGGAACTAAGTCTGTATATAAGAAAGAAA
This is a stretch of genomic DNA from Sulfurihydrogenibium sp. YO3AOP1. It encodes these proteins:
- a CDS encoding hemolysin family protein, which codes for MGERYTAILSDLTMEALIIFLVILTAGFFAAIESSFFSLDRIKIKKLANTGSKSAKLVEFLRNHPKELVITFLIGNELANITATSLIASFTINHFGKEYLAVGALVSALLLLSLGDITPKLIGTNYPEKYALITARPFYLFYILITPFRIVFLKFTTFVLNKLGLELATHEHKITEEDLKFIIHQSAEHKILSEEETELIFNTFELSEISITEIMVPRRDIFAVEKGISVKELAKILEGKDYSKIPVYEDNLDNVVGVIYLKDILFLIYEGKEEKIDSFIKAILFLPEFTTVLDAMKKFNESKQNIAIVVDEHGTTVGLITYKDLIETIVGDIPEEYEPEEATIKQISDNVWIVSGKEDVAFLTDELGIVLPEDYDYDTIAGFILDYLKRFPEENEEFIVQDYKFKVIEMSSNRIEKVMIERLETPNSNGEEND
- a CDS encoding ABC transporter ATP-binding protein; translation: MDSSRQPLLKVENLTKRYLIKKGFFSKNYFTAVNNVSFELNTGQVLGLVGESGSGKSTIGKLILNLIKPNEGKILYKGIDITNNLSKALRREISIIFQDPRTSLNPRFKIYDILEEPLIVHNIPKNERKDIVVKTIKSVELDETFLDRYPHELSGGQRQRVAIARAIILNPKLIIADEPTSALDVTVQLQIVNLLEKLKNEKNISFIFISHDLNVVGKLSDYIVVLYKGKIMEKGVKNDIIENPLHPYTKILFDSLPPHHPKYRKTITNIIEQDDESFDGCEFYSRCPIKKDECKTKPNYKNINGREVYCHFV
- a CDS encoding restriction endonuclease subunit S, whose amino-acid sequence is MKESKGFKETEIGLIPEDWEVARLGEVFEVKQGKQLSAKENRDGKVLKPFLRTSNVLWNKIDLSELSYMPFSESEFKNLKLKKGDILVCEGGDVGRTAVWDGQIDEISYQNHLHRLRSVKDNINNYFFAYWMEYAITIKNLYHQNANKTTIPNLSSSRLKAFPIPLPPLEEQRAIADILSTVQNAIEKTEKVINATKQLKKSMMKHLFTYGAVAVDEIDRIKLKESEIGLIPEHWEVVRLGEVVDLDRGISWRKFEEGSKDNGHLIISIPNIKDGYIDFNSKYNHYLIKHIPKNKQIQLNDILFVGSSGSIENVGRNVFIENLSFEGIGFASFVFRARVKVNTVIPKFLYFMANSHWFNYKDYVRRSSDGKYNFQLTEFKTIKIPLPPLDEQQKIANILTTIDQKIQAEEKKKVALRSLFKTLLHQLMTGKIRVR
- a CDS encoding pyridoxal phosphate-dependent aminotransferase; protein product: MELSQRIQKIKPSQTLAITAKANELKAKGVDIISFGAGEPDFDTPDFVKEAAIKALKEGKTKYTAAAGIPELRKAIAEKLKNRNNIEYTPSEVIVVPGAKMGLYEIFAILLNSGDEVIVPAPYWVSYTEQIALNDGESITPELSEENGFVLTAEIVEASITPKTKALVLNTPSNPTGAVIPKKELERIAEVCLKHKIMIISDECYEEFSYGEPHVSIASLSKEVREITFTVGAFSKSYSMTGWRLGWVAAPEKYIKAITNIQSQTISNPTTFAQYGALEALKDNGQFPAMMRNEFIKRRDYIVDALNSIKGVKCVKPEGAFYAFPNVSYYIKGNIKNDLDLTEYLLENARVAVVPGSAFGKEGYIRLSYATSMDNIVEGVRRIKEALEKLES
- the waaF gene encoding lipopolysaccharide heptosyltransferase II, yielding MKILVYQTAFLGDLILTTPLLESIKNIYPNSHLAIITKSFGKDVLKNNPFVDELIIFEKSKDSMIDLIKKIRKRFDIAISPHRSHRASYVLFFASIKKRIGFDKAGFSFLYTDLVPHRFDGTHEIDRNLKLLEKLPDFDEKKMVKNPKLFLDEAEDKYIQKYDLTSKNYIVIAPGSKWATKRWTEKGFASVIDYLISKNENVVLIGGKEDEEFTNRILNIAKHTPLNLVGKSSLRESFAIIKHSKLLISNDSAPVHMAVAFNVPIIDIYGPTVKDFGFYPYKNGIVVEIEGLKCRPCGLHGHDKCPIGTHECMEKINPEMVIENIDKILS